The genomic window TTGATTTTTTACGAAGCAATTCTTTCCACTGTTTTAAGAGCTTTTTTCTGAGCTTCTTTAACATAGTGGATCAACTCCTTACTTCTTATTTTAAACAATCCTTGTCCAAAGTAAAGCAATCAAGGAAAATGTTTAAAAAGAATAATTTTTAAAAAGGGATTTTTATTATATTATATGATAAATCAATGGTATTTTTCATGGGGATAACTGGAATTCATCGTTTTCCCATGAACATATCTTCGAGGAAAGAAAGAAGAAAAATAGGTAAAAAGCTGCTGCGTATATTTTGATTCATTTAACTTAAAAAGAACCGGTTTTGAATGCCCGGTTCTTTTCTTTAATTGAAAATTTTTTATCGTTCAATAGGGATTGCGTTTTCAATTGGCTTGAACGGATTTTGTTTATCAATATGATCATAAAACATGATGCCGTTCAAATGATCAATTTCATGCTGAAACACAATAGCCGGCAAGCCTCTTAATCTCAGTTTAACTTCATTTCCATCAATATCATAACCTTTCACCGTAACGCGGGCATATCTAGGTACATAACCGGGGATGGATTCGTCAACAGATAGGCATCCTTCTCCGGATGTTAAATAAGCCCGTTCTACAGAATGGCTTACGATTTTTGGATTGAATAGAGCGTAACTGAAAAGAGCCCCTTTTTCATCATGGACATGGACAGCGATCATGCGCTTTGAAACATTTATTTGAGGTGCGGCGAGACCTATCCCCGGTCTCAATCCATACTGCGCTGAAATTTCCGGATTTTGGCTGTTTATTACATATTCCAACAAGCTTCTTAATATACGTTTATCCTCATCTGACGGCGGCATAGAGACTTCTTCAGCAACTTTTCGTAAAGTTGGATGCCCGTCGCGGATGATGTCTTCCATCGTTAACATAAATACACACTCCTTAAGGTACTGCAATACATATAAAAATAGCTTCTTACTTATAAATACGATATTAGTCTAACAAAGAAGGCAAAAAAAGTTAACAAAAAAGAGAAGATGCTAAGTACATCTTCCCATTCTTCCTATCAAGCCGCTTCCGCTTTTATTATTGTCCAGCTTCGCCTCCTATCCCCTCGAGGTCGCTTCGGTCCTGCCAACGAAGCCAAAAAACGGCTTCTTTTGTCAGGCCCTCCAGCGCTTGTCGGGGATAACCAGTCGGCTCAGCTTTTCTTAGTTCCAGCACGCACAGCCAACGATAATGAGGAGTATGAATAAAACAACGATTAACGCAAATCCTTTTCCGTGACAATGATCGTGACCGTAACAGTAACTTGGATAGCAACTATAACCGTATCCGTACATAAAGGAAAACCTCCCCTGAAATAGTATTTCGTCCAGAAAAGAAATCTATATCTGGCGACTACTATAGCCTATGAGTGTAAAAAAAACTTGTATAGGCCTGTGCCCAATCATAATTGAATTAGCAAGGAATACAATGGAAACATTTTCTGAATAAAGTATTCAAAAAATGAACGGAGGATTATAATAAAGCGAAAAGAAATTTTTATGAAAAGAAAAGGATCAGCCAATAGTGCTGGTTCTTTTTTATATGTCAACGAATTATTTTATTAATATAATTATATTACTTAATATGAATACTTACTTTATTATAACACATACATAATTCAGTAAAGTTTTATAGTACAGATTGTCATTTTATAATAATACAGTTTAGGAATTTAGTCGAAAATCATTACAAATATGAAAACGAAAAAAACTTATAATAAAGTATTTGACGAGTTTCTTTTTTATATGTACACTTAAAATGCATAGGGTTGTTGTATTAATGTTGTTTTAAAATAGATTGATACAGAATGAGAGAAATCGAGAAAATCATCATTGAACGTTTTTAAATAGGATATTTGTGGAAAACTGGATAGAGTGTCGTTTTTTAGATGTTCATTACAGAAAAGGAAAAATCCGGAATTTTACCGTCTGACAGCATGGTTCAACAGCCCGAAAGATTGTACAGGTATCTAATTAGCCTTATATTTGGGTAATCTATATTTGCATTTTTATAACTATCCATTTTAAATCTTTTTAAATGAAAGGAAGAGGTGGCGAAGAATGACTTCTAAAACAAAGAAGGACCTATTGGATGTTAAACATTCACTTGAAAAAATTGAGCAGCAGTTCGAAACGTTTCAAATTCTAAATGAAAACGGGGAAGTCGTAAATGAAGCAGCTATGCCGGATTTAAGCGATGAACAATTGCAAGAATTAATGCGCCGCATGGTTTATACACGAATCCTCGACCAGCGCTCCATTTCTTTAAATCGTCAAGGACGCTTAGGTTTTTATGCACCGACAGCCGGCCAGGAAGCTTCCCAGCTTGCTTCCCAGTTCGCCTTAGAAAAAGAAGACTTTATTTTGCCTGGTTACCGTGATGTTCCGCAAATCATTTGGCATGGACTGCCGCTATATCAAGCTTTCTTATGGTCCCGCGGACATTTTCAAGGAGGACAAATTCCTGAGGGAGTTAATGTCATTGCTCCACAAATTATTATAGGTGCCCAATACATTCAGGCTGCAGGCGTTGCACTTGGCATGAAAAAACGCGGAGCTAAATCTGTTGCCATTACTTATACAGGTGACGGCGGTGCTTCACAAGGCGATTTCTACGAAGGAATAAACTTTGCCGGTGCTTTCAAGGTTCCAGCTATTTTTATTGTACAAAATAACCGTTTTGCGATTTCTACACCTGTTGAAAAACAGTCTGCAGCAAGAACAATTGCGCAAAAAGCCGTTGCAGCCGGAATTCCGGGAATTCAAGTAGATGGAATGGATCCACTGGCAGTCTACGTGGCTGTCCGGGATGCCCGTGAACGTGCTATTAACGGAGAAGGTCCTACTCTTATTGAAACATTAACATATCGTTACGGTCCGCACACAATGGCCGGAGATGATCCAACTCGTTATCGTACATCTGATTTAGACAGCGAATGGGAAAAGAAAGATCCGCTTGTTCGTTTCCGCAAGTTCTTGGAAAACAAAGGAATCTGGAACGAAGAAATGGAAAATGAAGTAATTGAAAAAGCGAAAGAAGATATTAAAGAGGCGATCAAAAAGGCCGATGAAGCGCCAAAACAAAAGGTGACTGACTTAATGTCTATTATGTACGAAGAGATGCCTGCCTATTTAAAAGAACAATATGAAATTTATAAAGAAAAGGAGTCGAAGTAAGCCATGGGGCAAATGACAATGATTCAAGCAATCACGGATGCGTTACGCACAGAAATGAGAAATGATCCGAATGTATTAGTATTCGGTGAAGATGTGGGCGTAAACGGCGGTGTTTTCCGTGCAACAGAAGGCCTTCAGAAAGAATTTGGCGAAGACCGCGTGTTTGATACTCCGCTGGCTGAATCCGGAATCGGCGGACTCGCGATCGGACTTGGTTTACAAGGCTTCCGTCCGGTTGCTGAAATTCAGTTTTTCGGTTTTGTATACGAAGTAATGGATTCGATTAGCGGTCAAATGGCCCGAATGCGTTATCGTTCCGGAGGCCGATACAATGCCCCTATTACAATTCGTTCGCCTTTTGGGGGCGGAGTGCATACTCCGGAACTTCATGCTGACAGCTTAGAAGGATTAGTAGCACAGCAGCCTGGTTTAAAAGTTGTCATCCCTTCTACTCCTTATGATGCCAAAGGCTTATTAATCTCTGCTATTCGTGATAATGATCCGGTTATTTTTCTTGAGCACATGAAATTATACCGCTCATTCCGACAAGAAGTACCTGAAGAGGAATACATCATTCCATTAGGTAAAGCTGATATTAAAAGAGAAGGTTCTGATTTATCCATAATTACGTATGGGGCAATGGTACATGAATCACTAAAAGCTGCTGAAGAGCTTGAAAAAGAAGGCTACTCCGCAGAGGTGATTGACTTACGGACAATTGTACCTCTCGATATTGAAACAATCATTTCATCAGTGGAAAAAACCGGTCGAGCAATCGTTGTACAAGAAGCTCAAAAACAAGCAGGAATTGCAGCAAACGTTGTTGCAGAGATTAACGACAGAGCCATTCTTAGCCTGGAAGCTCCTGTATTGCGCGTAACAGCTCCTGATACAGTATACCCATTCCCGCAAGCGGAATCTGTATGGCTTCCAAACTATAAAGACATCATTGAAACAGCGAAAAAAGTATTGACTTTTTAATTAATCGAATCGTGATGGAAAGAAAAGGGGCATGAACGGATTGCCCCTGTGTACGTAATATAACGAAGTTGCAAATTAAGCAACGTGAACTTAGGAGGGTGATTCCAAGTGGCATTCGAATTTAAATTGCCTGACATTGGTGAAGGTATTCATGAAGGTGAAATCGTCAAATGGTTTGTTAAGCAAGGTGACAAAGTTCAGGAAGATGATGTTTTATGTGAAGTGCAAAATGATAAAGCAGTAGTAGAAATTCCTTCTCCAGTTACAGGTACGGTTGAAAAAATATTAGTTGAAGAAGGTGCTGTGGCAACTGTCGGACAAGTTTTAATCACATTTGATGCACCCGGCTATGAAAATTTAAAATTTAAAGGCGATGACCATGAAGAAGCGCCAAAGAAAGAAGAAAAAACAGAAGCTCAAGTGCAATCAACATTAGAATCAGGACAGGATATTAAAAAAGAAGCGGCTCAAAAGCAAGAATCGCAAGGTGCAGCAGAGTCTCCTGTACAGACAGAGGTTGATCCGAACCGCCGTGTGATCGCAATGCCTTCTGTTCGCAAATATGCTCGTGATAAAGGTGTAGATATTCGTCTTGTTGCAGGTTCCGGTAAAAATGGACGTGTCTTAAAAGAAGATATTGATTCGTTCTTAAGCGGCGGCCAGGCTAAAGCTGAATCTAAAGCACCAAAAGCTGATCATCCAGCTGCACCGCAAACAGAAGCAATAGCAGCTCCAACTGTTCCGCAAGGTCAATATCCGGAAACACGAGAAAAAATGAGCGGAATTCGCAGGGCGATCGCCAAAGCGATGGTAAATTCTAAACATACAGCGCCACATGTAACACTAATGGATGAAGTGGATGTAACAAAACTTGTTGCCCACCGCAAGAAATTCAAAGAAATTGCAGCAGAAAAAGGAATTAAGCTTACATTCCTTCCTTACGTTGTAAAAGCATTAACGAGTGCTTTACGGGAATATCCGGTATTAAATACTTCACTTGACGACGAAGCAGAAGAGATTATCTATAAGCATTATTACAATATCGGAATAGCTGCAGATACAGACAGAGGTTTATTAGTTCCCGTTGTAAAAGATGCTGACCGCAAATCAGTATTCACTATTTCAAAAGAAATTAACGAATTAGCAGCTAAAGCCCGTGAAGGAAAATTGACACCGGATGAAATGAAAGGCGCTTCATGTACAATTACTAATATCGGGTCTGCCGGCGGTCAATGGTTTACACCGGTTATTAACCATCCTGAAGTTGCCATTCTTGGAATCGGCCGAATCGCTGAAAAACCTGTAGTAAAAGATGGTGAAATTGTTGCAGCACCAGTATTGGCACTATCGTTAAGCTTTGACCACAGAATTATTGACGGGGCAACTGCTCAACATGCACTAAACCACATTAAGCGTTTGTTGAACGATCCTGAACTTTTGTTAATGGAGGCGTAAAAAATGGTAGTAGGAGATTTCCCTATTGAAACAGAAACTCTCGTCATTGGAGCAGGTCCAGGCGGGTATGTAGCTGCAATTCGTGCAGCACAGCTTGGACAAAAGGTTACAATTGTTGAGAAAGGAACCGTTGGCGGTGTATGCTTAAATGTAGGATGTATTCCTTCAAAAGCTTTGATTTCTGCAGGACACCGTTATGAAGCAGCAAAACAGTCCGATTCAATCGGAATTATTGCCGAGAATGTGAAAGTAGATTTCTCAAAAGTTCAAGAATGGAAAGCATCGGTTGTTAAAAAGCTGACAGGCGGTGTTGAAGGCCTGTTAAAAGGGAATAAAGTTGATATTGTGCAAGGAGAAGCATATTTTGTAGATGCAAATACCGTCCGTGTCATGGATGAAAATTCAGCCCAAACTTATAAATTCAAAAATGCTATTATCGCTACCGGTTCACGTCCAATTGAATTGCCTTCTATTAAATTTTCAAAACGTGTACTTGATTCCACTGGTGCTTTGAGTCTTCAGGAGATTCCAAATAAAATTGTCGTAATCGGCGGCGGATATATTGGAATTGAATTGGGCGGGGCATATGCAAGCTTCGGCTCTCAAGTAACAATTCTTGAAGCTGCAGATGATATTTTACATGGATTCGAAAAACAAATGACTGCACTTGTTAAGCGCAACCTTAAGAAAAAAGGTGCAGAAATAATCACAAAAGCAATGGCAAAAGGTGTTGAGGAAACAGAAAACAGTGTCGTCGTAACGTACGAAGTGAAGGGCGAAGAGAAAAGCATCGAGGCTGATTATGTATTTGTCATGGTTGGCCGCCGTCCAAACACTGATGAACTAGGATTAGAACAAGCAGGAATTGAAGTGAATGAAAAAGGCATTATTAAAACTGATAAACAATGCCGCACTTCTGTAAGCAATATTTTTGCAATAGGCGATGTTGCTGAAGGCCTTGATTTAGCTCATAAAGCATCATACGAAGGAAAAATTGCTGCTGAAGTAATTGCCGGCCACAACTCAGAAATCGATTATCTTGGGATTCCTTCAGTTGTCTTTTCAGACCCTGAACTGGCTTCTGTTGGATACACAGAAAGTCAAGCGAAAGAAGAAGGAATTGAAGTTATCGCAGCGAGATTCCCATTTGGGGCAAACGGCCGCGCTCTTTCACTGAACAGCAGTGAAGGATTTATGAAACTCGTTACTCGTAAAGAAGACGGACTAGTCATCGGTGCGCAAATTGCCGGACCGAGCGCTTCTGATATGATTGCTGAATTGGGTCTTGCGATTGAGGCTGGAATGACAGCTGAAGACCTCGCCATGACAATTCACGCGCATCCGACTTTAGGCGAAATTACAATGGAAGCCGCAGAAGTAGCTTTAGGAACACCAATCCATATTTTAAAATAACTAAATCAAAAAAAATCCTTTTCCGAGCGGAAAAGGATTTTTTTACATTTAAGTCAGAAATTCAGTTCATTATTTTACAATTCATATATTGAAAATATCTTGTACTGCTTCTACATATATTACCTATACAAGCAGTATTCATTGGTTGTGTAAACGAAGTTAAAAACGGTGGTGCATTATGAAGATATATACTGTTATTTTAGTACAGCTAATATTATGGAGCGGGTACACTTTTATGGAATGGCTTTCAAAGCGCGATCAGCCGATTTACAATGTATTGATGTTTTTAGTGTTTTTTTATTTGGCCATTATTGCAGGAAATTTTATTATGAAATCGGCGAAAAAAACGCTTCTAGTTACTTTATTAAGCCTGGTACTATATGGCGCATTTCAAATTACGATGCAGTTGATAAGCACTCTTTTGTTTATTACTTTCTTGGATAATAGTACATAATTCGTCCATTAAATAAATGCAGTTCCCCTTGCAGCTTCTTAGCAATGAATTTGCAAAACTCATTTGCCTTTCCTTTATCACCGAATGTTGAGCTCTCAGGAAGAGTTATTTGTATGTATGTTTGTTCCATTTTTGTTCCGTCACTATTAACAATTGTTTCTTTATCAACCCCGAATATGATTGTATGATAGCGGTCATGGTTGGAATATAAATAAAACCATTTACCTTTTCCCTCTTCATTTTCTTTAATTTCATAAGGAAATGCGGCATCCTCATATTGCCAATCGAGCTGTTCGCCGGTTTTTGAAGTAATGTTTTGATAATAAAGAAGGAGTTCTTTTACTTCATCTAATGTAATATCCATTTTCACTGATGAAGGAACAAGCTTAATATATGCATTCGTTGCCATCATCCATCCCCCTAATGCTCACAATTTATTAATTGCTAATATCCATTCTAGCTTGATTAAAATTGCCTGACAACTTAATAAAAAATTGATTTAAGAAAATTTGGTTGTCAAAAGCAAGATTTTGAATTATAATAATTTTCTAATTATATAAAAAAAGGAGGTATGTTATGAGAATTTTCGAAAAACTTTATGATGAATTCGAAAATGTGAAAGTTCGATTTGTTGGGTTTGCGACTGATCAGGCACGTTATGACTTTGGAATAGTGTATACGAATATGTTTTTCGGAAAACCGCTTTTTGTCTGCATGCAAACAGGCCGCTCAGCCCTCCTTGAACCAAGAGACCTCGAAGACACAGATTATCTCATGAAGACTTTCCGTATTCAGGATGAACAACAAGTTGCTGATTTAGTGGAATTTTTCCAAGAAGCCTTGCCGACTGCACCTTTCGAACCTCAATATGAATAACAAAAAAACAGGTCTTATTAGGCCTGTTTTTCATAAATAGGTTATACTAATTGAAAAATTAAATAGTAAACAAAAAAATATAAATAAAAAAATACAATTTTCGTTAATAATGTTACATAAATAGGGCTTGAAATTTTAAATGTGTTATATTATTATTCTATTAAAGATATTGAAGCGCTTTCAGAATTCGATTAACTTCATTAAGAAGGGGAGATCAAAAAATGGGAACAATTGTATGCCAAACATGTAACTCCACTATTGACCATTTTGAAGCAGAGAAAGTTACTGTTCTTTATTCAATAAACTGTAATTGTTGCGATAAAGAGAACGAAGATCAAGAATAATAGATTGATTGTTTAAAAGCATGTGAAATAAATTTCACGTGTTTTTTTTATCATGAAAAAAAACCTTCCGTGGACTGGAAGGTTTTTTTGCTTTTAAGAAAGTTAAATTTTGTTAAAGCGGAAAAGCGTCGTTGCAGGAGCGCAATCGCTGTCGGGGCTAACAAAGGAGGCTTGCGCTTTTCTTAACCTAAAAGTTTAACGGATGGCTTTATGTTCTTTTATTACTCTTAATGTTTTTAGTTCATAATCTTCAGGCCCTTGGACCGGGAGGCCGGCCTCTATGTTCTTTTTAATATAAAGAAGGTTTTCTTTTGTAATTATTTCTCCAGGGATAAAGATTGGAATTCCCGGTGGATAAACCATGACAAATTCGGCAATAATCCGTCCTTCCGATTCTTCAAAAGGTACAACTTCTGTTTCTGCATAAAATGCATCTCTCGGTGTTAAAGCAAGAACCGGAATATCGGGAAGCATGACTTGAACCTTCATTTTTTCAGCTTGATGTTGAAATTCTTTTGACAGCTCCTTCAAAGCTTTAAGAAGAACTTGTGCTTCTTTTTCAGTATCCCCTGGAGTAACAATGCAAAGAATATTGTATAAATCTGATAATTCAACTTCAATATTAAATTTTTCCCTTAACCATTTTTCAGCATCATATCCGGTTATTCCTAAATCTTTAACAGAAATAGTCAATTTTGTCGGATCATAATCAAATGTTGCTTTTGAACCAAGGATTTCATCGCCTACACAATATAAGTGTTCAATTTCATTTATTTTTTTTCGCATTGATTGTGCAAGCTCAATCGTCTTATCCAACAATTGTTTTCCCTCTGTGGCAAGTCTCTTTCTCGCTACATCTAAGGAAGCAAGGAGTAAATAAGAAGTCGATGTTGTTGTCAACATGCTCAAAATCGATTGAACTCTTTTCGGAGAAATAAGACCTTCACGTACGTTCAGGATGGAACTTTGAGTCATTGAACCTCCAAGTTTATGAACGCTTGACGCTGCCATGTCTGCACCTGCCTGCATAGCCGAGAGAGGCAGATCATCATGGAAATGGATATGAGTACCATGGGCCTCATCAACAAGAACAGGAACATTATATTCATGCGCAATCGAAACGATTTCTTTTAAATCGGCAACCATACCGAAATAAGTAGGATTAATCACAAGTACGCCTTTTGCATCCGGATGCTGCTCGAGAGCCTTTGCTACTGCTTCTGTTGTAATTCCGTGCGAAATTCCGAGGTTTTCATCAATTTCCGGGTGAATAAAAATAGGGACAGCTCCTGAGAAAACAATCGCAGACATTACAGATTTATGGACGTTTCTAGGAACGATAATTTTATCGCCGGGTCCGCAAACCGACATAACCATTGTCATAATTACACCACTAGTTCCTTGCACAGAGAAAAATGTATGATCCGCTCCAAATGCTTCAGCGGCAAGATCCTGGGCTTCCTTTATAATTCCTTTAGGCTGATGGAGATCATCAAGAGGCCCGATATTTATTAAATCAATTGATAATGCATTATCTCCTATAAAATTCCGAAATTCCGGGTCGATTCCGGCACCTTTTTTATGTCCGGGAATATGAAATTGAACCGGATTTTTTTTGGCATGTTGTATTAAACCGCTAAATAACGGTGTATGAGATTGATGCAATGTTGTCACACCTCTTTATTTATAATCAATGAAGAAAAAGTCATAAAACATATGAATTATAGCATCTATCACTTTCTTTGCAAAGGGAGAAAGTTGTAAAATCAGCTGTTATTTTTCACCTTTAAAGAAAGGTCGTTTTAGTTTTTGAAATAGACAGGAAAATAACACGAAAGTATCGAATAACTTCACTAAGAATTGATTGGAGGATAAAGAATGAATTGGAATACTAGAGTTACTGACTTATTGAACATTCAATATCCAATTATACAGGGTGGATTAGCTTATTTAGCTTATTCAGAGTTGGCTGCGGCAGTTTCAAATGCCGGAGGATTAGGGCAAATTACTGCTATGTCACTCGGAAGCCCACAAGCTTTAAAAGAAGAAATTCAAAAGGTAAGAGCTTTAACAGATAAACCTTTTGGTGTAAACTTTGCAATCGGGCAGCATGGCAGACCGTTTTCTGATATGCTCGAAGTTGCAATACAAGAACAGGTTCCGGTTATCTCCATGACAGGCGGAAATCCGGCACCTATTTTTGAACAATTGAAAGGAACGAATATAAAAAAACTTGTACTTGTTGCTGCAAAGAGACAGGCACAGAAAGCAGAAGAGCTGGGTGCTGATGCCATTATGGTAGTTGGACATGAAGGAGGCGGCCACCTCGGCAGAAATGATATTGGAACGATGGTTCTCGTTCCTCAAGTTGTCGATGCAGTCAGTATTCCAGTCATTGCATCTGGTGGAATTGGCGACGGAAGAGGACTTATGGCTGCACTCAGTCTTGGGGCAGAAGGAATTGAAATGGGCACAAGATTTATTGCAACAAAAGAATGTGTCCATGCACATGTAAAATATAAAAAACAGCTGGTAGACGGTACGGAAAATGATACGGTTGTTATTAAGAGGTCTTTAGGTGCTCCTGCAAGAGCCATCTTAAATTCATGGACTGAAAAGATTTTAGAAATTGAAAAAGAAAACGGAGGCTATGAAGCATTAAAGGACTATATAAGCGGAACAGCGAACAAACGATTTATATATGAAGGAAATATAGATGAAGGTTTTGCATGGGCAGGTCAAGTTATGGGGCTGATTAAAGACATTCCATCAGTTAAGGAGCTTATTGATCGGATGATTCGGGAAGGAGAAGAAATCCGTAAACGGTGGATTGATTAAACCGATTTAAAAAAGGTTCTTTTCGAGCAATATAAATATAGATTTACAAAATGCCTGACAACAGGAGTGTTGAAATTGGAATATCATTATCCGATTGATTATGATTGGTCCACGCAAGAAATTGTGGATGTAATTAAGTTTTATGAAGCTGTGGAGAAAGCCTATGAAAAAGGGATAAACCGCGACGAACTGCTTAATGCTTACCGACGTTTTAAAGAAATAGTTCCAGGAAAGGCCCAAGAAAAAAAGCTTTGCGGTAAATTTGAGGAATTGAGTGGCTACTCACCTTACAAAACTGTGAAAACTGTCAGAGAGGCGAATTCAGGGGAAATGATAAGAATGAGATAATTGAATAAACAAAGACAAGCGGGGAAAATACTCCATCACGGTTTACGCTAATGAATAGAGGGGTATTAGTATTATATAATCAACTTGTTGAAATCAAAAAAATTACCCGCTTGTAATTTTTTTAATTGGTAAAAAAGAAAAAATTGTTGCAACTAAAATGGATAGCTCATAATATAATAGTAAAAATAATCAGAAAAATTATTTCTTGAAAAAATGGAAGGGGTGTTTTTTCATGAAGCAATTAATAAATTCGTCAAGGAAGAAAAATAGAGATATGGAAAGAACAGCCGTTTTAAGGCTGGAAATGGATTATGAACTGGCAACGCTTTTTGAAGCTATAAATGAGAAAAATGAAGAAAAGAAGAATGAATGCAAGAAAAATCTGGAAAATATTAGACGGGAATTGCTCAAACTTAAGGCTTTATAAATACTGTCCGAAAAAGGAGTACATGTAAAGGGAAATGAGACAACAAAATAAGCGGCTGAAGTGTTAAAAACGAACTCCAGAATGAATATGGGGGTTCGTTTTTGTTTTCATGAATAATGTACAGGATGAAAGAAAAACAAATGATTATTTGGTTAGCCGGAAAATATAAAACTTGAAAGGTTCAATTATTTCCATTAAGCTTTTAGTAAATTTATGTGTCAATAATGATAAAGTTCTGACTTAATATGGAGCAGTTTCGTGTGACAGTTTTCTTTATTGGAGGATTAATATGACGAATTGGAAAGAAATTGATGCAAATGCAAAAACATGGATAAAAGAAGCAGGAGAAAGAATAAAGAACTCTTTTCCAAAAACATTAGATATTCAGGCAAAATCAAATCCTAATGACCTTGTTACTAATATTGATAAGGAGACAGAACAATTCTTTATTACAAAGATAAAAGAAACATATCCTGACCATTACATATTAGGAGAAGAAGGATTTGGCGATAAGCTGAATAATGAATCGGGAATCGTTTGGATTATTGATCCGATAGACGGAACGATGAACTTTATTCATCAACAGAGAAATTTTGCTATTTCTGTTGGAATTTATGAAAACGGCTCCGGCAAAATCGGATTAATTTACGATGTTGTCCATGATGAACTGTACCATGCATTTAAAGGCGAAGGTGCTTATATGAACGGAAAACCCCTTCCCCGCCTCGAGGAAGTATCTGTTTCTGAAGCGATTATTGGAATAAACGCCACATGGATTACGCCAAACAAAAGAATCGATCCTAAATATCTCGCAGCACTTGTTAAAGATGTGAGGGGAACGAGGTCGTATGGATCGGCTGCACTGGAAATTACATATGTTGCTACGGGAAGGTTGGACGCTTATATTTCTTTACGCCTTGCTCCCTGGGATTTTGCAGCAGGCATCGTGATTATTGAAGAACTTGGTGGAGTTGTGTCTTCATTGAGAGGCGAACCGATTAATATTATGGAAAAAAGCTCCTTGTTTGTCTCTAAACCCGGACTCCATGGCACGATTATGAAAAAATATTTGCGGAACGGGAATTGGTAAATAACAGAAAAAGACACAGTGAACACAAATTGAATATGTGCCGCCCTTTACAATCAAAGAGGCTGAGGGTCAGACCCCTCCAATGAAATAAAACCATCCTATAATTTTGTCTTTGTTGGAAGGTGTCAGACCTCAAAGAGTCAGCCTCTTTTCATTTTACAGCTCTCCTTTTTCTCTCATTTTCCGTTTCGTTTTAAAACCGAACCCCATGACAAACACCAGCAGCACGAACGAAGCGCTGGCCCCAGCCACGCTTCGTTCTGCAATGGAAATCCCGATCCCCATAATGCAAAAAGCTGCCGCAAAAGCAAACATTAAGAAAATCCATTTAATCTCTTTCAAAAAAGT from Bacillus methanolicus includes these protein-coding regions:
- a CDS encoding alpha-ketoacid dehydrogenase subunit beta, which produces MGQMTMIQAITDALRTEMRNDPNVLVFGEDVGVNGGVFRATEGLQKEFGEDRVFDTPLAESGIGGLAIGLGLQGFRPVAEIQFFGFVYEVMDSISGQMARMRYRSGGRYNAPITIRSPFGGGVHTPELHADSLEGLVAQQPGLKVVIPSTPYDAKGLLISAIRDNDPVIFLEHMKLYRSFRQEVPEEEYIIPLGKADIKREGSDLSIITYGAMVHESLKAAEELEKEGYSAEVIDLRTIVPLDIETIISSVEKTGRAIVVQEAQKQAGIAANVVAEINDRAILSLEAPVLRVTAPDTVYPFPQAESVWLPNYKDIIETAKKVLTF
- the pdhA gene encoding pyruvate dehydrogenase (acetyl-transferring) E1 component subunit alpha — its product is MTSKTKKDLLDVKHSLEKIEQQFETFQILNENGEVVNEAAMPDLSDEQLQELMRRMVYTRILDQRSISLNRQGRLGFYAPTAGQEASQLASQFALEKEDFILPGYRDVPQIIWHGLPLYQAFLWSRGHFQGGQIPEGVNVIAPQIIIGAQYIQAAGVALGMKKRGAKSVAITYTGDGGASQGDFYEGINFAGAFKVPAIFIVQNNRFAISTPVEKQSAARTIAQKAVAAGIPGIQVDGMDPLAVYVAVRDARERAINGEGPTLIETLTYRYGPHTMAGDDPTRYRTSDLDSEWEKKDPLVRFRKFLENKGIWNEEMENEVIEKAKEDIKEAIKKADEAPKQKVTDLMSIMYEEMPAYLKEQYEIYKEKESK
- a CDS encoding YjcZ family sporulation protein; translation: MYGYGYSCYPSYCYGHDHCHGKGFALIVVLFILLIIVGCACWN
- the def gene encoding peptide deformylase; protein product: MLTMEDIIRDGHPTLRKVAEEVSMPPSDEDKRILRSLLEYVINSQNPEISAQYGLRPGIGLAAPQINVSKRMIAVHVHDEKGALFSYALFNPKIVSHSVERAYLTSGEGCLSVDESIPGYVPRYARVTVKGYDIDGNEVKLRLRGLPAIVFQHEIDHLNGIMFYDHIDKQNPFKPIENAIPIER
- a CDS encoding dihydrolipoamide acetyltransferase family protein, with amino-acid sequence MAFEFKLPDIGEGIHEGEIVKWFVKQGDKVQEDDVLCEVQNDKAVVEIPSPVTGTVEKILVEEGAVATVGQVLITFDAPGYENLKFKGDDHEEAPKKEEKTEAQVQSTLESGQDIKKEAAQKQESQGAAESPVQTEVDPNRRVIAMPSVRKYARDKGVDIRLVAGSGKNGRVLKEDIDSFLSGGQAKAESKAPKADHPAAPQTEAIAAPTVPQGQYPETREKMSGIRRAIAKAMVNSKHTAPHVTLMDEVDVTKLVAHRKKFKEIAAEKGIKLTFLPYVVKALTSALREYPVLNTSLDDEAEEIIYKHYYNIGIAADTDRGLLVPVVKDADRKSVFTISKEINELAAKAREGKLTPDEMKGASCTITNIGSAGGQWFTPVINHPEVAILGIGRIAEKPVVKDGEIVAAPVLALSLSFDHRIIDGATAQHALNHIKRLLNDPELLLMEA
- the lpdA gene encoding dihydrolipoyl dehydrogenase, with protein sequence MVVGDFPIETETLVIGAGPGGYVAAIRAAQLGQKVTIVEKGTVGGVCLNVGCIPSKALISAGHRYEAAKQSDSIGIIAENVKVDFSKVQEWKASVVKKLTGGVEGLLKGNKVDIVQGEAYFVDANTVRVMDENSAQTYKFKNAIIATGSRPIELPSIKFSKRVLDSTGALSLQEIPNKIVVIGGGYIGIELGGAYASFGSQVTILEAADDILHGFEKQMTALVKRNLKKKGAEIITKAMAKGVEETENSVVVTYEVKGEEKSIEADYVFVMVGRRPNTDELGLEQAGIEVNEKGIIKTDKQCRTSVSNIFAIGDVAEGLDLAHKASYEGKIAAEVIAGHNSEIDYLGIPSVVFSDPELASVGYTESQAKEEGIEVIAARFPFGANGRALSLNSSEGFMKLVTRKEDGLVIGAQIAGPSASDMIAELGLAIEAGMTAEDLAMTIHAHPTLGEITMEAAEVALGTPIHILK